The Candidatus Micrarchaeia archaeon genome has a window encoding:
- the asnS gene encoding asparagine--tRNA ligase — MDVLDRDFTRIGSILSGSSTGKVKIRGWIHRSRTSGGLTFIVVRDSSGIVQCAVKKDAVGEQKFSLASSAYVESTILVEGTVKEDKRAPGGYELAVSDISIVGKSEPFPIAKDQSVDFLLDTRHLWLRSQRLTNIMKGRYYIVKYLREFFDNEEFFELAPPMITQAGCEGGSTLFEMNYFGQKAFLTQSSQLYAEVFTTALEKVYVFAPSFRAEPSRTVRHLCEYWHLEPEMAFYDQKMNMEVQEKMLEYVAQKMAANHADILQAVGREPEKLKAVRTPFKRITYEEAVKLAIKKGANIKMGQDIGADEEALLTKEEDKPIFVTNFPRDIKAFYMREDPDNPGTVLNADVLAPEGHGEIIGGSERIWDYAELMARIDEQKLDRKNYEWYIDLRKYGSYPHSGFGLGIERLVKWMLGLDHIRDAIPFPRVINRVYP; from the coding sequence ATGGACGTTCTTGACAGGGATTTCACGCGAATAGGCTCAATACTCTCCGGTTCCTCTACTGGAAAGGTTAAAATAAGGGGCTGGATTCACCGCTCCCGCACTTCCGGAGGCTTAACCTTCATCGTAGTGAGGGATTCCTCTGGAATCGTGCAGTGCGCGGTAAAAAAAGACGCAGTAGGCGAACAGAAATTCTCTCTTGCTTCCTCTGCATACGTGGAATCCACGATTCTGGTTGAAGGGACGGTGAAAGAGGACAAGCGCGCTCCGGGGGGCTACGAGCTCGCGGTTTCCGACATTTCAATAGTGGGAAAAAGCGAACCCTTCCCGATTGCAAAAGACCAGTCCGTGGATTTCCTCCTGGACACGCGCCATCTCTGGCTCCGTTCCCAGAGGCTCACGAACATAATGAAGGGCCGCTACTATATAGTGAAATACCTCCGCGAATTTTTCGACAACGAGGAATTTTTCGAGCTTGCGCCCCCTATGATAACCCAGGCAGGATGCGAAGGCGGCTCCACATTGTTTGAAATGAACTACTTCGGGCAAAAGGCGTTCCTCACGCAGAGCAGCCAGCTCTATGCCGAAGTCTTTACAACCGCGCTGGAAAAAGTTTACGTTTTCGCCCCTTCCTTCCGCGCCGAACCGTCAAGGACGGTGCGCCACCTGTGCGAGTACTGGCACCTCGAGCCCGAAATGGCCTTTTACGACCAGAAAATGAACATGGAAGTGCAGGAGAAGATGCTCGAATACGTAGCGCAGAAAATGGCTGCGAACCACGCAGACATACTCCAAGCAGTAGGACGCGAACCTGAAAAGCTCAAGGCAGTGCGCACCCCCTTCAAGCGCATCACTTACGAGGAAGCAGTGAAGCTCGCGATAAAGAAAGGCGCGAACATAAAGATGGGCCAGGACATAGGCGCGGACGAGGAAGCTTTGCTCACGAAGGAAGAGGACAAGCCCATATTCGTGACCAACTTCCCCAGGGACATAAAGGCATTTTACATGCGCGAGGACCCGGACAACCCGGGAACAGTTCTCAACGCAGATGTGCTCGCTCCTGAAGGCCACGGGGAAATAATCGGCGGCTCGGAAAGGATTTGGGACTATGCAGAGCTCATGGCCCGCATTGACGAGCAGAAGCTGGACAGGAAGAACTACGAATGGTACATTGATTTGAGAAAATACGGTTCCTACCCGCACTCAGGCTTCGGTTTGGGGATAGAGCGCTTGGTGAAATGGATGCTCGGCCTGGACCACATAAGGGACGCGATTCCTTTCCCGCGCGTGATAAACAGGGTCTATCCGTAA